Below is a genomic region from Seriola aureovittata isolate HTS-2021-v1 ecotype China chromosome 23, ASM2101889v1, whole genome shotgun sequence.
CCAGTTACCTGTGCAGTGGCGGAAGTCTCTCTTGATTATCTTGTACAGTGAGAAAGCCAGTGAAACACTCAGGATGGTGGTGAATGCCAAAGCTCCACTCAGGAAATACACAAGAGAGTAGAGAGAGTTCATCTCGTCTGCAGAGAGCGAGGCATCTGAAGACGGACAGTTTAGCTTTATCTTTGTGCTTAtgtaaaatgtgattaattCTCTGCCTAAATTTTATGGCACTTACTCTCAAAGTCCAGCTTGGTCCTGTTTCCAAACAGTATGTGTCCACATGAGGCAACAGCACAGTAGTAGGTCCCAGCATGAGAAAGATTCAGGCTCTGCATCGGCAAGTTGTAgacacaggtttgtgtttgtgtctcaggttTCCTCTCACACTGATCGTTCCTGTCTCCATGAGAGTAAATGAGTCCTGGATGAGATTCTTCAGAGTCTTTGAACCAGTAAACACTGTGTTCTCCATCACAGGTCccagtgtgtactgtacagttGAGAGTCACAGAGCCTCCTGGCTGGAGGATCTCAGATCCGAACTGTTGGACCGAAGCCTGGATGTTCAAACCTGAACCCTGTACACTGACAGTAATGCTCTCCACAAATTCAAACTTGAATGCAGAGCAACCTATGCAGTAGTAAGTCGCTGAGTCTGAAATGTGTAAACCAGAGATCGTCAAGTGGTTCTTACCATTATTAGTCTCCAATGAAAACCGTTGATTGTTTTTGAATTCGTCAGTAAAAGTGCcacttttgtcatgtttataGAAGGAAGAGATGCGCCTTGGTCTCTGTCCCAGAGTTTGTTTATACCAGTAAAGCATTTTCGCAGCTTTACCTTCATAGAAACATCGCAAAGTCGCATTGTCTCCAACTTTAACTGGTATAAAACCACTGTCTTGACGCACCGATGAGGACATCTTGAGATTAGTTACAAAGGCTGAGGAGAATAGAGATCAAGAAAGTATAGAGTTAATGCCATGAAAAAATCTGTCataatgactgaataaaaaaatatatacaacaatagatacacatatttaaGGATGTAAATTTATCCACAAAAGCTCCAACTTACCTATTCTCCACAAGAACAGAACAGtcagacatgaaacaaactTCAGAGATGTCATCGTGATCAAAATGTCTTGATGAATGTAGAGAACCTCCATCCGTTGTCTTCTCTCAGACAGAGGACTGTATGTGATTGGCTAACAACTAGTGACACTGAATGTCCTATTATGGAAACAGTGAGAACATGTTCAGCGCCCTGAGCTCAACACTAGTGCAAACCTTGGACCCCAAACTACTATGTGTGAGTGAAGATTTCTTCTTTGATCataaaaaaggcttttaatctgtgtaaaatgaaaGGGTATATAAGAGTTTAGATAATGTTAGGGAACTGGAGGCATCTAAAACGACTTGGACAAGGGTAAGGTCAATCTTTTcgtaaaggtcaaggtcaactgaaaaaaaatggctgaaaatAAAAGCTCCACTCAGTTCTTTTCTGAATTGAAAATGAACCAGGATTTGTTGAGTGTAATGTCTGCCCATCCCTC
It encodes:
- the LOC130164646 gene encoding uncharacterized protein LOC130164646, with translation MEVLYIHQDILITMTSLKFVSCLTVLFLWRIAFVTNLKMSSSVRQDSGFIPVKVGDNATLRCFYEGKAAKMLYWYKQTLGQRPRRISSFYKHDKSGTFTDEFKNNQRFSLETNNGKNHLTISGLHISDSATYYCIGCSAFKFEFVESITVSVQGSGLNIQASVQQFGSEILQPGGSVTLNCTVHTGTCDGEHSVYWFKDSEESHPGLIYSHGDRNDQCERKPETQTQTCVYNLPMQSLNLSHAGTYYCAVASCGHILFGNRTKLDFENASLSADEMNSLYSLVYFLSGALAFTTILSVSLAFSLYKIIKRDFRHCTESPARLSAPSAANAEGYEDSDNLHYAALREPRVNRTSRQRDDTLTQCVYSGVRQ